Proteins from a genomic interval of Desulfofustis limnaeus:
- a CDS encoding CBS and ACT domain-containing protein: MYIGRIMHTDLITVPPEATLVEARKLIEEKRIDHLLVVNDKGKLIGLLSDRDLRQYWASPATTLSAHELGYLLDKITVKMIMVKTVVTVTPETTIERAAYIMQTNNINSLPVIEGDDLVGIVTSTDVMHVLLEAIGMSEESVRISVLVEDRIGTLAEISALLRDHAINIKSMVTWPLRHHPGIYQVILRIPGDDGARAVAALNRSNYKVMTHYVKDVTPYLPSTAA, from the coding sequence ATGTATATCGGCCGGATCATGCACACCGACCTGATCACCGTTCCACCCGAAGCGACGCTTGTGGAAGCGCGGAAACTCATCGAAGAGAAACGGATCGATCACCTGCTGGTGGTCAACGACAAGGGAAAGCTGATCGGACTCTTGTCGGATCGTGACCTGAGACAATACTGGGCCTCGCCGGCAACCACCCTGAGCGCCCACGAACTGGGGTACCTGCTGGACAAGATCACGGTCAAGATGATCATGGTCAAGACCGTGGTCACCGTCACCCCGGAGACGACCATCGAACGGGCCGCCTATATCATGCAGACCAACAATATCAATTCGCTGCCGGTCATCGAAGGCGACGACCTGGTCGGTATCGTCACCAGCACCGATGTCATGCATGTGCTGCTCGAGGCCATCGGCATGAGCGAGGAATCGGTGCGCATCAGCGTGTTGGTTGAGGACCGCATCGGCACCCTGGCCGAGATAAGCGCCCTCCTGCGCGATCATGCCATCAACATCAAGAGTATGGTCACCTGGCCGCTGCGCCATCACCCCGGCATCTATCAGGTCATTCTGCGCATTCCCGGCGATGACGGGGCCCGTGCTGTTGCCGCCCTGAACCGCAGCAACTACAAGGTGATGACCCACTACGTCAAGGACGTCACCCCCTACCTCCCTTCTACGGCTGCCTGA